One window of the Nitrospira sp. genome contains the following:
- the rplS gene encoding 50S ribosomal protein L19 → MNRLERLQQSFTKATPPKFEVGDTVRVHVKVVEGEKERIQVYEGAVIARKGTLNTETFTVRKVSYGVGVERIFPVHSPIVTKVDVVRQGRVRRAKLYYLRSKKGKFAKVEEREFVGEGKAAAAAKAAAAKA, encoded by the coding sequence ATGAATCGGTTAGAACGTCTTCAGCAGTCATTCACCAAAGCCACGCCGCCTAAGTTTGAAGTGGGCGATACGGTGCGGGTCCATGTGAAAGTCGTGGAGGGTGAAAAGGAACGCATTCAGGTCTACGAGGGAGCGGTGATCGCTCGTAAAGGAACCTTGAATACGGAAACATTTACCGTCCGCAAGGTCTCCTATGGCGTCGGGGTCGAGCGAATTTTCCCGGTGCACTCGCCGATCGTGACCAAGGTGGATGTGGTGCGTCAGGGCCGTGTGCGTCGCGCCAAGCTCTACTATCTCCGGTCCAAGAAGGGCAAGTTCGCCAAGGTTGAAGAACGCGAGTTTGTGGGTGAGGGGAAAGCTGCGGCAGCGGCAAAAGCGGCGGCGGCCAAGGCCTAA
- a CDS encoding peptidoglycan DD-metalloendopeptidase family protein, whose amino-acid sequence MRGAHVLTLAGCLVLCVGATSSARAAGDPISEKIERERKTLEQLKDKIEEKRKRADEAEKKRESVLQGIQTLDERLVRTRQEHQEINKKLQKKDREIDSITEQLGAIRGSIQERREAILARLRVQYMEGRAGYVKTLLSADSYGDFQRRLQYLSAVSQKDFELMGTFRADVGRMEQAERQRAEARAGMLAYKEATEKKLSDIRSLQKEKKVYFTKITQEKESFSRAAEELERSASRVDSLLHELETRRKAMAMRPPTAPAVPRGAKGALPWPADGQVVSFFGRQKHPTFNTYVQRKGIEIRTVEGSFIHSVMPGTVVYADWLKGYGLVIIMDHTNGFFSLYAHASRILAKVGERVTEGQAIGETGDTGMIGENTLYFELREGSDAVDPMLWLAKR is encoded by the coding sequence ATGAGGGGCGCACACGTACTTACATTGGCCGGTTGCCTGGTCCTGTGTGTCGGTGCGACGAGTTCTGCCAGGGCGGCGGGCGATCCGATTTCTGAAAAAATTGAGCGTGAACGGAAGACGCTGGAACAGCTGAAAGATAAAATCGAGGAGAAACGAAAACGGGCGGACGAAGCGGAGAAAAAGCGGGAGTCCGTGCTCCAGGGGATTCAAACGCTTGATGAACGATTGGTACGGACCCGCCAGGAACATCAGGAGATCAACAAGAAGCTCCAGAAAAAGGATCGTGAGATCGATTCGATCACCGAACAGCTCGGGGCGATACGTGGCAGCATCCAGGAGCGTCGCGAGGCCATTCTGGCTCGGCTCCGTGTGCAATATATGGAGGGGCGGGCCGGCTATGTGAAGACATTGTTGTCGGCGGACTCCTACGGTGATTTTCAACGGCGATTGCAATATCTCTCGGCGGTGTCTCAAAAAGATTTTGAGTTAATGGGGACGTTTCGAGCCGATGTCGGACGGATGGAGCAGGCGGAGCGGCAACGGGCGGAAGCTCGCGCGGGAATGTTGGCGTATAAGGAGGCGACAGAGAAAAAGCTTTCCGACATCCGCTCGCTGCAGAAAGAGAAGAAGGTCTATTTCACCAAGATCACGCAGGAGAAAGAATCGTTCAGCCGGGCGGCCGAAGAGCTTGAACGGTCTGCCTCTCGGGTTGATAGCCTCCTGCATGAATTGGAGACGCGCCGGAAGGCCATGGCAATGCGGCCGCCGACCGCGCCGGCGGTTCCGCGCGGAGCCAAGGGTGCGTTGCCCTGGCCGGCAGATGGGCAGGTCGTGTCGTTCTTCGGCCGGCAAAAACATCCGACGTTCAATACCTATGTGCAACGGAAGGGTATCGAAATCAGGACGGTGGAGGGCAGTTTTATCCATTCCGTCATGCCGGGCACCGTGGTCTATGCCGACTGGTTGAAAGGGTACGGACTGGTTATAATCATGGATCATACGAACGGATTTTTCTCGCTCTATGCCCACGCCTCGAGGATTTTGGCAAAAGTCGGGGAACGTGTCACGGAAGGGCAGGCGATCGGAGAAACCGGAGATACGGGCATGATCGGCGAAAATACATTATACTTTGAACTACGTGAAGGGTCCGATGCCGTGGACCCGATGCTGTGGTTGGCCAAGCGATAG
- a CDS encoding YraN family protein — MRDPRHQFGQDSETSAEQFLRRKGYAILERNLRTTIGELDLVADDHGVLVFVEVKARTTGAFGGALLAVDRRKQAKLIRLAGQYLAQRHLSDRVCRFDVVLVQGDAESSFQIEHIEHAFEVSDQAGW; from the coding sequence ATGCGTGATCCTCGCCACCAATTCGGTCAGGACAGTGAAACAAGCGCCGAGCAGTTTTTACGCCGGAAGGGCTATGCGATTCTGGAACGGAACCTTCGGACCACGATCGGCGAGCTTGATCTGGTTGCCGATGATCACGGTGTGTTGGTGTTTGTTGAAGTCAAAGCACGAACCACCGGAGCGTTCGGCGGTGCGCTCCTGGCGGTAGATCGGCGGAAACAAGCCAAGTTGATCCGGTTGGCAGGACAGTACCTGGCCCAGCGCCATTTGAGCGATCGAGTTTGTCGATTCGATGTCGTCTTAGTGCAGGGGGATGCGGAGTCCTCATTTCAGATCGAGCATATCGAGCATGCGTTTGAGGTATCGGATCAAGCGGGCTGGTAG
- the ftsX gene encoding permease-like cell division protein FtsX → MRRLFYLLREAWANMRANRTTTVVAILTTAFTLSCVGIFLLLYVNLRSAAGWLQEDIKIMVYLDDQLTREAVIELEGRLKADRMVAAAVFISKEQALGEFRAQFPADSHLLEGLGQNPLPASFVVTLASQFRSPDAVKRWTERVRTIGGVAKVDYSQEWIDALAGLIRYIELIAIGVGVILSTAAVTIIGNTIRLTLFSRREEVEILRLIGATRWFIRIPYLLEGAVLGACGSALSLLILKGGFELFRQQISSTGRLSGIEHMITFFPLSVCLALVLVGIGLGFAGSFVSLRRFGDGRA, encoded by the coding sequence ATGAGACGATTGTTCTATCTGCTCCGTGAAGCCTGGGCCAATATGCGAGCGAACCGCACAACGACCGTCGTGGCGATTCTGACGACGGCCTTTACGCTGTCCTGTGTCGGGATTTTTCTGCTGCTTTACGTGAATCTGCGGAGCGCCGCAGGCTGGCTCCAAGAAGACATCAAGATCATGGTCTATCTGGATGACCAGCTTACCCGGGAAGCCGTAATTGAGCTGGAAGGTCGATTGAAGGCGGATCGGATGGTGGCGGCCGCGGTATTTATTTCAAAGGAACAGGCATTGGGTGAGTTTCGCGCCCAGTTTCCAGCCGATTCCCATCTGCTGGAAGGATTGGGGCAAAACCCGCTCCCGGCTTCGTTTGTGGTGACGCTGGCTTCGCAATTTCGATCCCCCGATGCGGTGAAGCGGTGGACGGAGCGGGTCCGCACGATAGGGGGGGTGGCGAAGGTCGATTACAGTCAAGAATGGATTGATGCGTTGGCAGGGCTCATTCGGTATATCGAGCTGATCGCCATCGGTGTCGGAGTAATTCTCTCGACCGCCGCAGTGACGATTATCGGCAACACCATCAGGCTGACACTGTTTTCACGGCGGGAGGAAGTGGAGATCTTACGGCTGATCGGCGCCACCCGGTGGTTCATCCGCATTCCGTATCTGCTCGAAGGCGCGGTGCTGGGCGCCTGCGGAAGTGCGTTGTCACTACTGATTCTAAAAGGTGGATTCGAGCTGTTTCGTCAACAGATCAGTTCAACCGGCCGATTGAGCGGCATCGAACACATGATTACCTTTTTCCCTCTCTCCGTCTGTCTGGCGCTGGTTTTGGTCGGGATCGGTCTTGGGTTTGCCGGCAGTTTCGTGTCGCTCCGGCGGTTTGGAGACGGGCGGGCATGA
- the ftsE gene encoding cell division ATP-binding protein FtsE, whose protein sequence is MIQLIHVSKTYDRRPALSDLTLDIEKGEFVLLMGPSGAGKSTLLRMLIAAENPDEGQIFVQGKNVTKLKKSEIPFLRRKVGTVFQDFRLLSKKSVFENVALPLIVQGASSVDIRRKVTEALRAVGVDHKKDQFPTSLSAGEQQRVCIARAIVNGPIVLLADEPTGNLDPERTAEIIELFKLINARGTTVIVATHDPQVMAQINRRVIVLQEGVMVPAPAHAVQVGV, encoded by the coding sequence ATGATTCAACTGATTCACGTCTCGAAAACATATGATCGCCGCCCGGCGCTCTCCGATCTCACGCTCGATATCGAGAAGGGGGAGTTTGTCTTGTTGATGGGGCCGAGCGGGGCCGGGAAGTCGACCTTGCTGCGCATGTTGATTGCTGCCGAGAATCCTGACGAAGGGCAAATCTTTGTTCAGGGAAAGAATGTCACGAAGTTGAAAAAATCTGAGATTCCCTTTCTTCGCCGAAAGGTCGGGACGGTGTTTCAGGATTTTCGTCTGTTGTCGAAGAAGTCGGTCTTTGAAAATGTCGCCTTGCCGTTGATTGTGCAAGGGGCGTCGTCGGTCGATATTCGTCGAAAGGTGACGGAGGCATTGCGGGCGGTCGGAGTCGACCACAAGAAGGATCAGTTTCCAACCAGCCTGTCCGCCGGTGAGCAACAGCGCGTCTGCATTGCCCGGGCGATTGTGAATGGGCCGATCGTGCTGCTTGCCGATGAGCCGACGGGCAATCTGGATCCCGAGCGGACGGCAGAAATTATTGAGCTGTTTAAGCTCATCAATGCGCGAGGCACGACCGTCATTGTTGCGACCCATGACCCTCAAGTTATGGCGCAGATCAACCGTCGTGTGATTGTCCTTCAGGAAGGCGTCATGGTTCCGGCTCCCGCTCATGCCGTACAGGTGGGCGTATGA
- a CDS encoding ribonuclease HII: protein MGPTEEFEQEARRCGYRRIAGVDEAGRGPLAGPVVAAAVILPVRCRLIGADDSKQLSVSERDRLYAEIMDRAVSVGVGSSTAEEIDRINILEATKLAMRRALAEISPAPDYVLIDAVSLAGMAMPIRPIIKGDALSLSIAAASIVAKVTRDRLMIQFHETYPQYNFLSHKGYGTEEHLTRLAEYGPSPIHRRTFAPVSAVLNAPACGALQP, encoded by the coding sequence TTGGGACCTACCGAGGAATTTGAGCAAGAGGCCCGGCGGTGCGGGTATCGCCGCATCGCCGGCGTCGACGAAGCCGGTCGGGGTCCCCTGGCTGGCCCGGTCGTCGCCGCGGCCGTGATTCTTCCCGTTCGTTGTCGCCTGATCGGGGCGGACGACTCCAAGCAACTATCCGTATCAGAGCGCGATCGGCTGTATGCCGAGATTATGGATCGGGCCGTCTCGGTCGGCGTCGGGTCATCGACGGCGGAAGAGATCGACCGGATCAATATCCTCGAAGCGACCAAGCTGGCGATGCGCCGGGCGCTTGCCGAAATCTCGCCCGCTCCTGATTACGTGTTGATCGATGCCGTGTCCCTTGCAGGGATGGCGATGCCCATTCGTCCGATCATCAAGGGCGACGCCCTGTCGTTGTCCATCGCGGCTGCGTCGATTGTGGCCAAAGTCACGCGGGATCGGTTGATGATTCAGTTCCATGAGACCTACCCGCAGTATAATTTCCTGTCCCATAAAGGGTACGGCACGGAGGAACATTTGACTCGTCTGGCTGAGTACGGCCCATCCCCGATCCATCGACGAACCTTTGCGCCTGTGTCGGCGGTGTTGAATGCGCCTGCCTGTGGGGCATTGCAACCATGA